DNA from Leptospira mayottensis 200901116:
TTCTAAGACTCTCAGTTGCTCTTTGTATTTAAAAATTATTCCGACATGCGTATATCGCGATTTGGTGGCTATTTTAATGGCCTTGCCTTGTTGTGAGAAAGTTTCCTGAAATATTAAATCACCTTCTTTAAGTTTGTCGATAAAAGACTCGCTATTCAATCGAAGAGAAACGAGAAAAATAGAAATAAAGAATGATATTTTTAAATAATGTTTCATCTCTTTTAAATGTCCTTTGTGGTATTACGCCTAACTATAATTTCACGAAAGATTTTTCGGTTTCCTTCTTTAAAAATTCTACGATCTTACAAGAAACGACTTCTTTGGAAAAAGGACCGATTTCCGCAACTCTTCCAAAAGCGGAAAAAATAAACACGGTCGTATCCACTTCGCCAAAGCCTTTCTCGTTCTTCCCTACGTAATTCCCTATAATATAATTTAAATTTTTACTTTTGAGTTTGGCTTGAGCGTATTCCTCTAAAGAATCCGTTTCCGCTGCAAAACCGACCAAACAACAACCTGGAATACCTTCGTTTGTAATCTTGGAACCGACCGTTTTGAGGATATCCGGATTTTTAACGAGTTCGAGAAGAAGGGTTTCATTTCCGTCTTCTTTCTTAATTTTAGATTCTCCGCTTTTAAGGGGACGGAAGTCCACAGGAGCCGCCGCCATAATCAAAATCGTTTCTGCTTGAATCTCAGAAAGGATTGCATCACATAAATCGGAAGTAGTTTCCACGGAGATTCTTTTAGTTCCTGCGGGGCTTTTATAAGATTCTAAAACCTGGCCGTGAATATAAATAACCTCGGGGATCCACGTTGCGGTCGCTTCCGCGATGTGAAATCCCATTTTACCAGAAGAAGCGTTCGAAATATATCGAACTGGATCGATCCATTCTCTCGTCGGTCCGGATGTAATGATAGCCTTGGAAAATCCCACTTTGACTTCTCTTTATTTAAGAATTTTTTTGGTGCACGTCCAAAATCAACTTTTGAATCAAAGAAATTTCGGCTAACTTTCCATAACCTTCATCTCCACAAATGACCACACCTTCGGAAGGATCCGCGAGAATTACTCCGTCGTCCGTTAGACGTTTTAAATTTCTCCGAACCGCCGGATGAGCATACATAAAAGGATTCATCGCCGGAGCTACGATCACCGGACAATTTGCCGCAAGATACGTAGAAGTTATTAGATCGTCCGCAATTCCATTTGCCATCTTACCGATGATGTTCGCGGTTGCGGGAACCACTGCAATCACTGAGGCGGAATTTTTTGCATCGATATGAGCCATTCCCTGTTCGTATTCGTCGATCCGAACTTTTTTGCCGGTCATTGCTTCGAACGTAATCGGACCGACAAACTTAGTCGCGTGTGCGGTCATAATCACATTTACCGGATAGCCTTGTTTCGTGAGATTCCGCACGAGCTCACAAGCTTTATAGGCTGCTATACTTCCTGAAACAGCAATGAGTATTTCTTTTCCAGAATTGGACATAGACATATCCGATTTTATTTCTTAGACTGAACCTTATTGCCTAAGCCGACTCTCGTAAAACGTACGGAAAGGATTTTATTCCCTTCCATTTTCTCAACGGTAAGAGTTCCCGATTGTAAAGTAATCGTGGAACCTTCTTCCGGCATATCTTCTAAACGACCTAAGATAAAACCCGCAATCGTACGAATGTCCTTGATCTCTTCTTCTTGAACGCCTACGAGAATTTCTTTCAAATCGTCCAACTCCGCTGCCCCATCAATCGAAAAACTATCGGAATGTTGTGTGGGAAACGGGTCTGTCTCGTGATCGTCAGTTTCGTCGCGTATCTGTCCGAAAATTTCTTCGATGATATCCTCTAAAGTAAGAAGACCGGAAACTCCGCCGTATTCGTCGATAACGATCGCCATATGCTGTTTGTTTTCTCTGAGTTTTTGCATCACCTTTTCGATCGAAAGACCCTCGGGGACGAAAATCGGAGGTTGCATAATGGCTGTTACTTTTTCCTTTCTTCCTTTTTTGGAATTGGATAACCAAGTAAGATATGTTTGAACGTGGATGATTCCTATAATCTTATCCGTATTGCCTTCGTAAATCGGATATCTCGAAAAATGATGTTCCGCGATAATCGAAATCAAGGAATCCATCATAGTATCGTGTGGAATCCCTATGATACTCAAACGATGAGTCATCACGTCCTTTGCCTGATGTTCCGAAAACTGGAACGTGTTTTGGATGATCTGAAATTCTTCCTGGTCGATCTTCCCCTGTTTATTTTGCTCTTCTATGATAATCATCAATTCTTCGGGGGAGTGCATCATTCTACTCTTATTGGCTTGAATTCCCATCAACCTCAAAAGAAAGGAAGTCAATTCGTTTAAGAAAAAAGTAATCGGATAGAATATATAATAAAAGAAGAATAAAGGAATGCTGATAAAAAGAGCGATTGTTTCCGTATTCTGAATTGCGATCGTTTTAGGAAGAAGTTCTCCCAAAAGAATATGAAGAAACGTGATGATCGTGAACGAAACTGTAATCGCCAAACCGTGGATTGTCGCCTCGCTTGAGGAATACCCGAACATTTCTAAAAGAAAAACAAGCCATCTTGAAACGTATCCCTCGCCGACCCAACCTAACAAAAGGCTGGCGATTGTGATTCCGACCTGACAGACGGACAACATGTCGTTCAATTTTTGAGCGGCACGTTTTGTAACGAGCGCGAGAGGTTTATTTTCCTTAATCAATTCTTCCAAACGGGATGGACGAATTGAAACCAAAGCGAATTCTGCGGAAACGAAAAATCCATTGGCGAATATAAGTAGTACGATGATAAAAAAACCGATTAATTCCATTGTGGGAGAACAAAGATCAGATGAAATTTAAGATAGTGAGAATTTAAAATGAACCCTATTTTTGGATTTGAGGAACGGCAATTGAGTATTGTTAGAATGTTGAACTGACTACCTTCGGCGTCCATGTGATTTTACTGGATAGGATCTTTGAATTGTCGAAAAATGTCGATCGTTTAAAAGAAAAAACACTCGATTTTATGGGACTAACGTTTTGAAAAAACGCAGCTTCTCGAATTCATTCCATGTGTTTTCGAATTCGAATTCCATGAAACGAGGCGCCCGGTTCGTTCGTTTCCTGGGAAAGTTTTTCCAAAAGGTTTATGTCCGATTCTGAATCTAAGTTCAAAGATGGAACGTAATACATTCTATATACTCCGGAATTGATCCAAAAAGAAACCCAATCCAAAAAGTCTTCTGACCTTCCTTTCCAACCGTTTCCGCTCAAAGAATCCCTCGTAAAAATCAGTCGTTGCGGAGTGTTTCTAAAGTCGTAACGTCTGTGTAATCTTGAAAAACGAATCTGTTCTTCACCACAACTCCAAGAATATTCATTTAAATTTTCGGGAGAATTATCTTCTACCTTCAAGTTCCAAACCATCATCGAACGAT
Protein-coding regions in this window:
- a CDS encoding phosphopantothenoylcysteine decarboxylase, giving the protein MGFSKAIITSGPTREWIDPVRYISNASSGKMGFHIAEATATWIPEVIYIHGQVLESYKSPAGTKRISVETTSDLCDAILSEIQAETILIMAAAPVDFRPLKSGESKIKKEDGNETLLLELVKNPDILKTVGSKITNEGIPGCCLVGFAAETDSLEEYAQAKLKSKNLNYIIGNYVGKNEKGFGEVDTTVFIFSAFGRVAEIGPFSKEVVSCKIVEFLKKETEKSFVKL
- a CDS encoding phosphopantothenoylcysteine decarboxylase, which gives rise to MSNSGKEILIAVSGSIAAYKACELVRNLTKQGYPVNVIMTAHATKFVGPITFEAMTGKKVRIDEYEQGMAHIDAKNSASVIAVVPATANIIGKMANGIADDLITSTYLAANCPVIVAPAMNPFMYAHPAVRRNLKRLTDDGVILADPSEGVVICGDEGYGKLAEISLIQKLILDVHQKNS
- a CDS encoding hemolysin family protein gives rise to the protein MELIGFFIIVLLIFANGFFVSAEFALVSIRPSRLEELIKENKPLALVTKRAAQKLNDMLSVCQVGITIASLLLGWVGEGYVSRWLVFLLEMFGYSSSEATIHGLAITVSFTIITFLHILLGELLPKTIAIQNTETIALFISIPLFFFYYIFYPITFFLNELTSFLLRLMGIQANKSRMMHSPEELMIIIEEQNKQGKIDQEEFQIIQNTFQFSEHQAKDVMTHRLSIIGIPHDTMMDSLISIIAEHHFSRYPIYEGNTDKIIGIIHVQTYLTWLSNSKKGRKEKVTAIMQPPIFVPEGLSIEKVMQKLRENKQHMAIVIDEYGGVSGLLTLEDIIEEIFGQIRDETDDHETDPFPTQHSDSFSIDGAAELDDLKEILVGVQEEEIKDIRTIAGFILGRLEDMPEEGSTITLQSGTLTVEKMEGNKILSVRFTRVGLGNKVQSKK